From the genome of Trichosurus vulpecula isolate mTriVul1 chromosome 6, mTriVul1.pri, whole genome shotgun sequence:
CTAGGAGAcacagaggaagggggagagatgggtggatggatgcatggatagACGCGTGGAGGGatgggtaggtgggtgggtggatggatgggtgggagggtggatggatgcatggatggatgctTGCATGCCCAGTATTCCTAGGTTGCCACAACCAAAGACTTCATCCCTTGGTGCCAGCCTCCTGCTGGTGAGCCTGTTGCCAGCTCCATGTGCCCCACTAGCACAGCATCTGAGAGCCGAGGGTGCCCTCTGCACCTCGATGAGGCATCAGAGAAGAACGTGGTGGAGGAGAGGCCATCGTTCAGGAAGGCCTGAACTCCACGGTTAAGGCCACCCACCAGTAGTCTTTTTGTACTTTCTCTTCCTACCTGACATTTCCCCAATGCACTCAGGTTTTCAGAGTGCTTTGAAAGCGTGATCACTTGTGATCCACACAGCTCTCCTGGAAGAGAGGTACTGCAGATActgtctccccattttatagataaagaaatcaaagctgggGAAGTCATTCCCATAGGTTCACTCAGGAGGAGTCAGCagaagttgaactcaggtctctcctgactcccaagtcgaATGGACTGTCACACACTCCTTGTCCCAATCATCCCAgctcctctcctctgccctcaTTTAAGCCTCGAATGCTTTGTGAGAAGTCTGCCCAGAAACGAGTTAAGGCAGATGCCTTTAGAAGCAGAAACAGGAGCGCAGGGTTGCTGCTTATCCCATTCTCCATCACTGAGCCCAGTTATCTCTGAGAGACCAAAACTAGATGAGAGCAGCCAGCAAACGAGACCCACTCATCGCCAACAACTGCCAAAGTCTGTCTGTCGGTCTGAGCCGGTACCGTCCCAAGGGCCAGGGAGCAGTTGTGGCCAAGGGCATCAGAGCTTGCTGGCTTCGTGAGTGAAGTAACTCAGAgctccttccttatctccctaGATCGAGTGGGGGGCTTGTGCCCTGGTGCTCACAGGCAACACGGTCATCTTCGCAACAATCCTCGGGTTTTTCTTGGTCTTTGGCAGCAGCGATGACTTCAGCTGGCAGCAGTGGTAAGAAGGAGCTCGGCCGCCGGACTCTCCCAGCCGGACCTCTTGTCTTTCGGTGGCCGGACGGGAAGAGGAGACGGTCGAGCAGGCCTCGGGTGGCTGGTCTTCTGGACACAGACTCTTCTCTCTGCTGCAGGGTGGAAGAACATTTCCgcagtgacttgcttaagagTTCACAGACTTTCGTTTTCTCAAAGCTGGGGTGGACTCCTTGCTTCTCTGCTGGGTTGGGATGTCCCCGTTCGGCGGTAGCTCCATAGGCCATGCCCCTGCCTCTTTTTTAACAGAATAAGCACCACTTGAGTACGCCAAGGTAAGACCTGTTCTCCAACAGGCCATGGTCCTGGGGTTAAGGTCCAGCCCAACCTCCAGAAATCATCTCCAGTTCCCACCGCAGCTCCCCCATTACACAAACGATGCGCTCGTTCAGACGGGACGACCGGCTGCGTCGGTGGTGACACGTGGGGAAGAAAGCACGGCGGGTGCCGGAGAATGCTCAGCCTGCCGTGCCTCAGCGGGACCGACAGGTCTTGGCGGCCGGGGCCGGGTCAGGGTTTACCCTCGGCAGGCGTCTGAGTCGTGAAGAATTATTTTTGGAGTTACTCAGAAGGAGCATTTGTTGCTTCTTTAATTATTTTGCTGTTGAACTTCTATGCGGGGGTTGGAGATGCGAGAAAAGAGCTCTTTTATGCctggtttttgtttgtatttcttgtGGTTATACATAGATTGAGCTACCTTGTGGGGAGCAGTTGGTGTTGCAGTTCCATGTTTGAAGGCTGTTTCTATTTCCGTGTGAGATTTTGGATCTCGTCAGCTGCCTTTCATGTTTGACTCTAGGCAGAACGGACGTTTACGGCACTACTGATGAGGAGAAagcccgccccctcccccccagcccctCTTCACGTTCATTTTATACACAGTATATCCTAACTACTGTAGGTGATGATACTAACCAAGCAGGATCGCTGTCCTGTACCCTGAGAGCATTACACTTTTTCTCTTTGCCAGTCTTGAAATATTTccgaagtgatttgtccaatctTGCAGCTCTCACATGAATAATCTTCATGTTTAGTCGATGACAACTGTAGTTAGTGCTCTGTAATGTTAGGTCACATGTAAATTAGTATTTAAGGTGAGTTTCCTGCATACCACGTTCTGTCAGACCTGCCCTTTCCGGGGGCATTCATATGGATGTGCGCTCTGTCCCTGTGATGTCACCGGCTGCCTCTGCTGCCGCTTTAGATGCAGACTGACCCACACAGTGCTCAGCTGCACATCTCACTCTTCACTGAGCGTGatcaaactgtgtgtgtgtgtgtgtgtgtgtgagagagagagttctGCCTTGTGATGCACTAGGCACATAAATAACAACTGTTCACAGGTCACCCCACTATTCTGTTAGGCctcttttggtttcttttgtttgctcaGTGTACATCTGATGTATTTACATAAAAATGGGTTCATTCTTAGACAACGGTGAATGAGCATGATAGCTactgtttgttgttttttatcaGGTTTACTCCTGAAGGAAATGGGAACAGATGTTCGACATGTTCAGTTAATTCCTTTAGATGTGTGAAATCACTCTGCATTGTTTTTCTAGCTAGGAAATGAGCAACAAGATGGTAGACTGTGCAAGTTTCCATGTGgccccctgccctctcccccttcAGTGGGGCTGAAAAAGACCTGCAATGTTCACACGTTTGTGACCGTATTAGTCCGAGTGTGCTGAGTAAATATGCAATAGACAGCTGTGGATGTGATCGAGACCTTGCCGTGCCTGCGACCCCCAGCCCGTCTGCTAGGCCCTGGCCCCTCCTGGGGAGCTCACTGCTCTCTCCTGTTTATTTCCTTGGCCATACAGTCTTTCTTCTACCTGCTGCATACACTTGTCATATACTAATTGCGGTGGTGGGGCAGCACCGTGCCTCAGAGCTTGCCCAGGAGGCTTGACGTAGTGCTGCTGCTGCCCCTGGTCTCTAGGCTAAGATACTTAACATGTGGCTTTTCCATAGAACATGCATTGATAGAGCATTGCTGTCCAAGAGAGGGAAAAGTTTTGATGACAAAACAATAAAGATTTTAAGTTCTTGTTTTCGCTTgtgagattttgttttttaagcaaaTACATGTGACATCCTGTCTTTTGTTTCTGATATGCTTCTAGGCATAAGGAAACTAAAGAGCTAAAGAAGCCCATGACACATTGAGAGTGAGTGAGGCTGCCTTGCTAATGGTAACCTTGCAGCGCAGTTTTGTTTCCAAAATTAAAACTGAAACCATGGTAACCAATATCCCTTTCTCTGTGGCTGAGTCTCCCTGATGTGAAGCGTTAGTGAAAGGGGGCTGATGAGGTCAGGAAATGACATTTGGCCTCACCGTGTTTACAGATGAGTCACAAAAGGCAGGTCTCAGAACCATCTCAGAGCTTAAGTTCGAGTCCTCTTTGCCACAAAATTACTCCAAATATACTTTATGGCCATACTTTTTATGGCACAGTGCTCCTGGTACTGTCACTTCAGTTGGCTTTGTTTAAGCAAACATCAAAGGCCTATTTATTCTGAAAAATCCTATGTATATTGGCATTGCAAATATAAGTACTGTCCTCGGCTCACGCATGCATTCTGttgcaaaataatttaaatgctACATGAAATTCCACATGTTCAGTACTCGAATTGTTTTCTCTGCACCTGTTGTTTGGTCACATGTTTGTATTCACTCTGAGGTCCCCTGGATGAAAAAGTCTGACTGCTCAGATAACTCTGTCAGGGCATCTTGTTTAACATCCAGTCATGCACGTCCTAAACCAAACATGAGAAAAGCAATACATAAGAATAAGACTGGATGGAAATTCATGTCTTCTACAGAGTTACTAACCTTTTTGAAAAAATCTTATAACGGAGATGTTCAGAGGTGGAAAATAGCTCAGCAACATCAACTAACGTTATTGAGTGTATCTCACAGTCTGCAGTATTTTTCACccgtagtcccccacctctgcaatgaAAAGGAGGTAGATTTTCTCAACTTTCCTGGAGGGCAGGCTTCAGCATTAATAATTAAAACAggatttattcatttgttctttcCATCACGAGAccattggaattgtcttgaatcagtcgtggtcttgatcagagtagctaagtctttcacgaATGATTTctgttacaatgttgctgttaccgtgtacaacaTTCTCTGGGTTCTTCttagttcactttgcatcagttcaactaagtcttcccaggattttctgaaaccatcctgctcatcatgttGTCTTTGTGTATAGTTTCCTTCCACTTAGTTGGCTGCTTCAGTACAGAAAGTCTTGTGCTTGTCTTACCCTGTAGTAATATTCCagtacattcatgtactacaatttatTTAGACCTCCTTCACTTTTAAAAAGACCTGCAGAAATGGAAACTTCCAGAACAGAAGCCAGCAGGTCCTGAAAAGGCTATTTCAAGGTGAAGTGGAGTGTTTGGAATTTGTAACATGTCTTTCCATAGACTCAACATTACCAGTGAGAGTGGTGTTCCCAGACCAGTACCCCCGAGCTCATTTAACCCGTCATGGTGCCAAACAGTGTTATTACTGCCTCTTATAActtctttatttgtgtggaaCTATGCTCAGgctcctacactgatgaaatcatgggtcctgGAAGGAGGTAACACATTGCGAAAcactgctggatttttttttaatacaaaatctTATATTTCAAAAATTATACCATATTCAAACTTGagtcataaaataaaaatttcagaaGTAGAAACATCCTCAGAGATCACCTGGTCAGAAACTACACCAACTCAAAAGATCAAGGAAATGATCAGGCCTCCCATCTGTGAGAAAAGGCTGAGTTAGGAAGGCTTCCTGTTTCCATGACCTCCAGTCCAAGGACAGTCAGACCCTAGGGTGGTTCCATCATGGGCTTTGTAGTCCTACCAAAGCCCACCAACTCCACAAGTTGGGAAGCAGCCAAAGATGGTGGCAAGCTTACGAAGAAGAGGAAGACTAAGTTGGGTGGTGATGTGGCTATCCTGCAGGCcatgagaaggggaaaggatggAGACCTCATCATGCTCTAACCAGATTAACCTTCCTCCCTTCAGCGGCAAGCGCACCATGAACTGGGGCAGCCCTGTGTCAACTCAGCCTCTTCTCACATCATTTCCCAGCCACCCATCACACTTGCCCACCCACCCCATGCCTTTGCTCCCATTACGCTGCGGGTTCCAGTGCTATAtgcttgtttttctcttcttttagatCTGCTTTCAGTCACCCCCATGCAACCCACCAGGGTAGCACTCCCTTTGACATCCTGTCTTGTTGCTTGTCTCTGATCAAAATGTCCTGTAGGTCCCCAATGAGAACAGAGACACCAGCCTCTGGACAAGGACCCCTTTATTGGGTGAGGGGGCTGGTGAGGCTCCTGCTACCTTTTTCCTCCTTGCTAACAGAATCAGGAGCACACAGTACACCAGAGGGAAGAGGCTGTTGTAGGAAGCCCCCAGCAGCCTGAGTGCGGAGATGCTCCTGAGCTCCACCGCCAGCAGGATGTAGGCGATGATGAGCTGCGTGTGGGCCCAGGTGACAGCCCTGTAGAGCAGCCTCCCCAACCAGGAACTGATCAGCACATTGGCACAGCCATGAATCAGGTAGTCAGCTTCCACCATGAGCGCCCAGCACAGGAAGCCAAAGACCTGGCCGGGATGGAGCCCATGCCACCAAGCGGAGAAGGCAAATGTCTGCAGCAGCGGCCAGGCCTCGGCCCGCTCAAAGACAAGCCTCCGGAGCCACCTCGTAGTGCTCCGGTTCCACGTCCTGGTGAACAGAGCAAGCCTGTGAGTTGTCTCCAAGGTCCAGATGTCTGCATCCGAGACATCTCCCTCCCCATGGAGGGGCGACCCGGAGTCCAGCCCAAAGCCTGCTGCGTAGAGGACAGATTCATCGAGGATCCAGTGGGAGTAGTAGGTCAGTTTGAAGAGCACAGCAGTGGTCCACATGACATAGACGCAGCCGAGTTGGCGGCAGTCTGCCAAGCCAGTGCCATCCCCGAGCATGCCCCTCACCAAGCTTTTCAGCAGCTGCAGCCCCAGCAGCAGCAGGCCCCTCCTGGTGGCAGGGCCGAAGGCCAGCGGCCTCCACAGTGACCCTGGCTGGCTCACTTGAGCCTGAAACCTCCTAAAGGAACACAGAGGGCCGCCCAGAAGAGCTGGGAAGAAGAGTAGGTAGCTGCAGAATGCCAGCACGCAGGGGCCTCGCCAGGCTTCCTTCACCACCACTTTCCCCTCACCAATGTCCAGAGAGAGCCAGGTGACTCTCTGGGTTAGGAGCATAAGGGAAGATAGGCTGATACAGAACCTGCAAGAGACGAGAAATCAGACTGGGAGAAGTTTGCCTCCAGACACAGACTGACTAGGCCAGTCCAGAGACTGACCAACATGGACTCAACAGGCCAGACACCCAAAGCTTAGGGCTTTCCTCCATTCACTGTTTGTCGCAGTGACTGAGGCTCTGGGGTAACCAACCACCCAAGCATTTGGTATCTTTAGAATTCAGGGCCCAATGCTGGCTGGTCAGGACTAGGCAGGGGGGAATCAGGCCTTGGAGAGTTCTTGCCCAGTGCTAGACACCAAAGAATGGCCCTCCAGGAAATTCAACTTGAAGAAGATAGGAAGAAAACTACTCCATTCTTTTGTCCTGAGATGTTTTTCcccttatatattttttctggATTTTGGGAACCACATGcatttagtaatatatagaaaacaaCTGAGATTTCTAAGCAAAATTAAAACTATCAGTAAACAACTTGAATGGAAGTTGTATAACACCATAAAAAAACATTGGGCTTGGTAAATAAAAAGTGTGCCCGCTTCCAGACTGTCATcccaaaaatgaaaatgtagcTGAAAATTGATTAAATGTGATTTACTatgaaatgtttcttgacttATAATTCTCATCATCTGATATCCTAGCACACTTCCAGACACATAGTAGcctcttaataagtgctttttggtTGACTTAGCGAGCGCTTCTGTGCCGGCACACTCTAGGCTGGTCGTTATAGAGGCTCTAGGAGCTCCTGCTGTCGTAGTTTTGTAATCTATAGAACAGGGTGATCTCCCTGACGTGGCTGTTAGAAAGTCAATTAGTGGAAATTAAGTCATTCACTCTGAAAACGGGAAGGTCAGGCTGTCATGGGGCGGGAGCCATCCTGCTTCTCCAGCTCCTCCTGTGTGCCCATCTGTGTGCACGGGGATTGAACTACAAATGTCTAGCCATTTCTTTTGGCTTCCTCCAAATGCCATCCATGGCTATTCTCTTCATCTTGCCCATCAACCCCAGCTCCAACCTCCAGACCTGGCCCTTCCTGTTGAGTTGGTTTTTCTGCCTCCTACCCAGCTCATTCTTCTGATAACAGCCCCAACACactaccctcctccccctccctgcagTCACCGTACAGTACCTCCCTCCCTGAGTCATAACTAGAGCCGGGCAGTGTGGTCTTTGTCCCAATGTCCTAGGAGTGATGACAGCTCCATCTCAGAGTGTGCCTCCTCCCCACAGCTGTCACACCCTTAGCTTCTAGCCCACCTTCTCTGCactacccctccccacccccacccctccttcaGTAGCAGGGAAACCTCAAGATGTCCTGGGACAGACTTCCTGCACTTTCTCCCCCTCATGAGCTCCCTCCTGGCCTTCCCTACCCCCATGCAGAGTCCCTCCACTGCCTGTCTCAGCTAGCTGTGCAGTTCTTGAGATAAGCTGGGCTCCCTGGAGTATTGGCTGAGAACAGGCAGTAATAAAAAAGGAAGTGTCTGGCTATGGACAGATTACAGAGAAGGCTTGATAGACAGTCCCTATAAATGATGCCACTGCCAAACAGATGGGCTGGCTGGGGTCCTTTACCTCACGCAGGGAGGTTCTTGAAGGTAGTACTCTGTATAATGTAGTCCCAGGTGGCAGAGGGTCTGCCAAGTCATCTGGAAGGAGAACATCCAGCAGTGGACCTTCTCTGGGCTGACGGACTGGAGGAGAGCCACAGCACAGAAAGCAGGGATGAAGACCAGGAGTGCGTACTGGGCCATGGCTGTCCAGGCGAGCAGGCAGCCTCCCAGGAGGAGGAAGATGTGTCTGGAACAAGAGAGAGGTCTCTGGCAGCAGGTCTGCAGAAACCTCGTGAGGATAGGGCCTGGGACTCTACTCGAGACAGGCTTACCTTGGATAATCTCCTTACAGTGGGTAAAGTGCTGGAGGTGGAAGTAGAAAGACCAGAGCCAAAATCCTCCTTCAGACACTGGCTCatatggccctggacaagtcacttgatgaCACCAATaacagtgattttttaaaattgcatttacgtagcacttttttacaaagtgctctgcaaataCTTGATCtgcacaaccctgggaagtaggtgccattattttcctggtttatgggtgaagaaactgaggcagaagtgacttgcccagggtcacacagctagtgtctaagcgcagatctgagctcaggaagatgagtctgacttggggcctggcactctatccaccacagcGCCACCTAGCCATCCCACTAAGGATCTACTGGAGTTTTTAAAGTAGAgaagtgacacggtcagacctgtgttttagcaAAAACCACAGACAGCTGAGCAGAGAATGgcctggaaaggagagagactcaAGCCTGGGAGACCAACCCAaaggctactgcagtagtccaaGCCAGACTTATGGAGGCTGGGGAAACAGACGGAAGGATGCCAGAGATGCTGCAGACATGGAAACAAGACTTGGCGAGCGATGGGATACCTGGGGTGGAGGAACAGGGAGGAGTTGAGGACGctgaggttacaaacctgggGGATAGGAAGGATGGAGCTGCTCTGGGAACAGATAGGACAGCTTAGAGGAAAGACGGACttgggaggaaagagaatttctCTTTTGAATGAGTTTGAGATACAGACAGAACAcaacagccagcatttacatagcactttaaggtttgcaaccctgggagggaggggtatTGTTATcgccatttacagatgaggaaactgaggcagacaacagtTAAGGAATTTATCCAGGGTCCCACAGGCCAGACAGGAAATGTCTACTAGGCAGTTCTCCAACATGAGCTTGGAGCTGAAGGGAGAGCAGTAGAGAACCATAAGCTAAACTTGCATTAACAGCGTGTTATGGCAGCCAAGAATCTTTAGGTACAGTAAGAGAGGTATAGTAAGTGTTCCaagcaacaagcacttattaagcacctgctatatacctagtatggggatacaaagaatgaaacaagttctctttgtaaagagcttacattcactATAAACAAGTTGGAGGAACAGGGAAGAAAATACCTCCCAACAACTACAGACAGGCAAAAAATTCTTGACCAAAGAATCACAAGATAGAACAGATAATTGCTATCACATCAAATGGAAAATTTTCTGTGCAAAGTGCAGCTAGAAAGGAAGCAgtgagttgggggaaggggaatctTTGCAGTATGTTTTTCCAATAAAGGACTAATATCCAGGATGTGTAAGGAACTGAAATACATAGGAACAAAAGGCATtcaccaatagataaatggtctaaggagacagccagttctcaaaagaagtaGTATAAGGTATCAACAAtaacatgaaaaatgctccaaataattaaaaattaaagaatgcaaattaaaagaactttgagcTTCCACTTCACACCCATGATATGggcaaagataagaaaaaagaaaaatggcaaatgagGGAGAACAGGTACAGTAATGTACTGTGGGTGGAAGTTGTCCAGCTGCTGTGGAAAACAACTTAGAAGTAAGCCTCTTAAGTCACTAAACTATGTATCTTCTTTGACCCAGCCATCCCACTAACAGACatactccaaagagataaaaaagactCAATGTACAAAAAATACCTatagaaacaaagtggatgcctaTGAAATAAAAAGGACCGAACAAATTACACaatatgaatataattgaatattgTTACACCataagaaaaatgactaaagGGATGAATTCAAAGTACCCTGGGATGACTCATATAAacaggcagagtgaagtgagcaaaaccaagagaatatgCCTTGATTGCAACATTGTTAAGAAAAAcgtctttgaaagacttaagaacaggTCAATGAAATGATTCCAGAAGATCGATGTCTACCCTTTGGTGGAGAAGACATGGATGGATGGTGGTGCTTTCAGAATGAAGGTATGGGGAGTCTCACTGTGCCTGCCTACCCACCCCCACATCACACATCACATCTGGAGTACCATGCTCTGGTCTTGACACAACATTTTCAGGACACTGAAGAAATCAGCCGAGGTGGTGAGGGATCTCCAGACCAACCATGGATTTCGGTTGAATTGGGGATACGTAGCCTGAGAGCCTAGAGAGCACATGACTGCCTATTAAGGGCTAG
Proteins encoded in this window:
- the MBOAT4 gene encoding ghrelin O-acyltransferase isoform X2 encodes the protein MDELPLFSFDPVTFYQGLTFPFALLFNFLCAIDSFSITARHIFLLLGGCLLAWTAMAQYALLVFIPAFCAVALLQSVSPEKVHCWMFSFQMTWQTLCHLGLHYTEYYLQEPPCVRFCISLSSLMLLTQRVTWLSLDIGEGKVVVKEAWRGPCVLAFCSYLLFFPALLGGPLCSFRRFQAQVSQPGSLWRPLAFGPATRRGLLLLGLQLLKSLVRGMLGDGTGLADCRQLGCVYVMWTTAVLFKLTYYSHWILDESVLYAAGFGLDSGSPLHGEGDVSDADIWTLETTHRLALFTRTWNRSTTRWLRRLVFERAEAWPLLQTFAFSAWWHGLHPGQVFGFLCWALMVEADYLIHGCANVLISSWLGRLLYRAVTWAHTQLIIAYILLAVELRSISALRLLGASYNSLFPLVYCVLLILLARRKKVAGASPAPSPNKGVLVQRLVSLFSLGTYRTF
- the MBOAT4 gene encoding ghrelin O-acyltransferase isoform X1, yielding MDELPLFSFDPVTFYQGLTFPFALLFNFLCAIDSFSITARFCISLSSLMLLTQRVTWLSLDIGEGKVVVKEAWRGPCVLAFCSYLLFFPALLGGPLCSFRRFQAQVSQPGSLWRPLAFGPATRRGLLLLGLQLLKSLVRGMLGDGTGLADCRQLGCVYVMWTTAVLFKLTYYSHWILDESVLYAAGFGLDSGSPLHGEGDVSDADIWTLETTHRLALFTRTWNRSTTRWLRRLVFERAEAWPLLQTFAFSAWWHGLHPGQVFGFLCWALMVEADYLIHGCANVLISSWLGRLLYRAVTWAHTQLIIAYILLAVELRSISALRLLGASYNSLFPLVYCVLLILLARRKKVAGASPAPSPNKGVLVQRLVSLFSLGTYRTF